Proteins co-encoded in one uncultured Methanomethylovorans sp. genomic window:
- a CDS encoding tetratricopeptide repeat protein — MESAIRITRETEFYQGYIRFKMAVTNESPYAVNEVTLDFVYDDELLRVDRYEPLYVEKKGKLHLGSIDGGKSKSIAVYFDPQMCSKGTDIECNVAYKDYKGKRYIVQMEPKEISVICPIFRTVSDINTGRLKEILERLPHSESCVFEVLSSFDMFKLVNLSREVIEKRNVKHVRTLYTKDKTNYELWYYGKTKVNDDNIVIKLSFLAVQHTVELFAATQTAEALTGLLADVGKDLKVTIESRVTGKGRFNLHLINSKITGNTINNLLDQCNMDGTCDVNIVIDNINERTNAGRSSVNNTNFLNEQEEQRLEAEKQALIKIEQEKQESLQKEKAEKELLRKREEERLRKQREELGRIQAAEEPKRKEEEYARLKKEKERQEQLQKEKAEKELLRQREEEWLKKQKEKLEQIKTAEEAKIKQNEAQARLRMEQEMQERLQKEKAKQELLHKREKEKAEKQLKNKNASTCQKINSNNSKSNNKMLMFVVVFGILVLIVFFAIIPAASSSEQKAIDESVKGDNYYNQGNYDSALQAYDNAIELDVDNSTYYHSKGTALCGLGRYDESLDSYNKALDLDENYTAAWTGKGYALNELSRYDEALVAFDKAIEINSMDAQAWSGKSEALFKLGKYEEAQAAAEDALDVRSFG, encoded by the coding sequence ATGGAATCAGCCATCAGAATAACAAGGGAAACCGAATTCTACCAGGGATATATTCGTTTTAAGATGGCTGTTACTAATGAAAGTCCTTATGCAGTAAACGAAGTTACTCTCGATTTCGTCTATGATGATGAGCTTCTGCGTGTGGATAGATATGAGCCATTATATGTAGAAAAGAAAGGCAAGCTCCATTTAGGCAGCATCGATGGTGGTAAGTCCAAATCCATTGCTGTATACTTTGATCCTCAAATGTGTTCTAAAGGCACTGATATTGAGTGTAATGTAGCTTATAAAGATTACAAAGGCAAACGATACATAGTGCAAATGGAACCCAAAGAGATCAGTGTAATCTGTCCTATTTTTCGAACTGTTTCTGATATCAATACTGGTAGACTTAAAGAGATCCTTGAAAGACTTCCTCATAGTGAAAGCTGTGTATTTGAGGTACTTAGCAGCTTTGATATGTTTAAATTGGTCAACCTCTCCCGGGAAGTCATAGAGAAACGTAATGTAAAACACGTACGTACTCTGTATACAAAGGATAAAACCAACTATGAACTCTGGTACTATGGCAAGACAAAAGTGAATGATGATAATATTGTAATCAAGTTATCATTTCTTGCCGTACAGCATACTGTAGAACTGTTTGCAGCTACTCAGACTGCTGAAGCCTTAACGGGTTTACTTGCTGATGTTGGAAAAGATCTTAAAGTTACCATTGAATCGAGGGTTACTGGTAAAGGACGGTTCAATCTGCATTTAATCAACTCCAAGATCACCGGTAATACCATAAACAATTTGCTTGACCAATGCAATATGGATGGAACTTGTGATGTCAATATTGTTATTGATAACATCAACGAGCGTACCAATGCTGGCAGATCAAGCGTTAACAATACTAATTTTTTGAACGAGCAGGAAGAACAAAGACTCGAAGCTGAAAAACAAGCTCTTATAAAGATAGAACAGGAAAAGCAAGAGAGCTTGCAGAAGGAAAAAGCAGAAAAAGAGCTTTTACGCAAGCGTGAAGAAGAGCGGTTGAGAAAACAAAGGGAAGAGCTAGGTCGGATTCAAGCTGCTGAAGAACCTAAAAGAAAAGAAGAAGAATACGCTCGTTTGAAGAAAGAGAAAGAAAGACAGGAACAGTTACAGAAGGAAAAGGCAGAAAAAGAGCTCTTACGCCAGCGTGAAGAAGAGTGGTTGAAAAAACAAAAGGAAAAGTTAGAGCAGATAAAAACTGCTGAGGAAGCTAAAATAAAGCAAAACGAAGCACAAGCTCGCCTGAGAATGGAACAGGAAATGCAAGAGCGTTTGCAGAAGGAAAAAGCAAAACAAGAGCTTTTACACAAGCGTGAAAAAGAAAAGGCTGAAAAGCAACTAAAGAATAAAAATGCTTCCACATGTCAGAAAATCAATTCTAACAACTCAAAGTCAAATAATAAAATGCTGATGTTTGTTGTTGTTTTTGGTATTCTAGTTCTCATAGTTTTTTTTGCAATAATACCTGCAGCTTCTTCATCCGAACAAAAGGCTATCGATGAAAGTGTAAAAGGAGATAATTATTACAACCAAGGAAATTATGACTCCGCATTACAAGCTTACGACAATGCAATAGAACTTGATGTAGATAATTCTACATACTATCATAGTAAAGGTACTGCACTTTGTGGTCTTGGTCGTTATGACGAATCACTAGATTCCTATAACAAAGCTCTTGACCTTGATGAAAATTATACGGCGGCATGGACTGGCAAAGGTTATGCACTCAATGAACTTAGCAGATATGACGAAGCTCTAGTTGCATTTGATAAGGCCATAGAAATTAATTCGATGGATGCTCAAGCTTGGAGTGGTAAGTCTGAAGCCTTATTTAAACTAGGTAAGTATGAAGAAGCTCAGGCTGCTGCTGAGGATGCTCTTGATGTAAGAAGCTTTGGTTAA
- a CDS encoding formylglycine-generating enzyme family protein: protein MHPLTITRTVYDPATRDFIFDSAESKALPSIRQWINNNNPFIYWYILRVDNQSELSLDQWAIELYTHQALNIKEAYIDGIDRCFELKKRENDSWCDKYVLSIPKQLGIPIVGKGTRRILFKVDINCREGLMHEYGISGRFIAHGVESADIKEKFFQYSCKVGEFKQILDNNPDEASVYAEKRMSARYSAKDVQLFTNSFRMIHDLYSYCHSGLIQRDELLHKLQLLEDNFEKVPDIAKDKITPLLHDGIRELGLRTNNENLKSRYTRLCDSLVELLHIEVMGTNLGKGAIAAQESEILSNGTGYVNGDDNVSRQDGRTAGVGSSERHEKNSHGHDYTVNTGKLHQAQALKKPQVQNLSGPREQKIGKKAFLFPVLIIIVLAGYWMFSPLLVVNSGNQDTIIPQNTKVVDSPLAANDTNNVSIDNKTATTNTQLDLETYTNSIGMEFVLIPAGEFQMGSPSSEEDRDDDEGPVHEVTIENAYHLGKYEVTQAQWVEIMGNNPLYFDGDNKPVEQISWNEVQEFIKKLNAKEGTDKYRLPSEAEWEYACRAGTASSYSFGDDESKLEDYAWYCFNSGNITHPVGQKKPNPWGLYDMHGNVWEWCQDRWHDTYKNAPTDGSAWEDGNSSYRVSCGGSFFDTASGSRSAVRFSYDPSRYSALLGFRLLREV, encoded by the coding sequence ATGCATCCACTGACCATCACCCGTACTGTCTATGACCCGGCAACCCGGGATTTCATATTCGATTCGGCCGAAAGCAAGGCCTTACCCAGTATCAGGCAGTGGATCAACAATAATAATCCTTTCATCTACTGGTACATTCTCAGGGTAGACAACCAATCTGAGCTTTCGCTCGACCAGTGGGCCATTGAACTTTACACTCATCAGGCGCTCAACATTAAGGAAGCGTACATTGACGGTATTGACCGCTGTTTCGAACTCAAGAAGCGTGAAAATGATTCATGGTGCGACAAGTATGTCCTGTCCATTCCAAAGCAGCTGGGTATTCCAATTGTCGGCAAAGGTACTCGCCGGATATTATTCAAAGTAGATATCAACTGTAGGGAAGGACTGATGCATGAGTACGGTATTTCCGGCAGGTTCATTGCCCATGGAGTCGAATCGGCGGATATAAAGGAGAAGTTTTTCCAGTATTCGTGCAAGGTGGGAGAATTCAAGCAGATATTAGACAACAACCCTGACGAAGCATCCGTGTATGCAGAAAAACGCATGTCTGCTCGCTATTCTGCAAAAGATGTCCAGCTTTTCACCAATAGTTTCCGGATGATACATGACCTTTACAGCTACTGTCATTCGGGTCTCATCCAGAGAGATGAACTCCTGCACAAACTCCAGCTGCTGGAAGATAATTTTGAGAAGGTTCCCGATATTGCAAAAGATAAGATCACTCCTTTGCTCCATGACGGTATCCGTGAGCTTGGCCTGAGAACAAACAATGAGAATCTCAAGTCACGTTATACCCGTTTGTGTGATTCTCTCGTGGAGTTGCTACATATCGAGGTGATGGGGACTAATCTTGGCAAAGGAGCTATTGCTGCACAGGAGAGCGAAATACTTTCCAACGGAACCGGTTATGTGAATGGTGATGACAATGTATCACGACAGGATGGTCGTACTGCAGGCGTTGGCTCTTCCGAAAGGCATGAAAAAAATTCACACGGGCATGATTATACTGTCAACACTGGTAAGCTCCATCAGGCGCAGGCTTTGAAAAAACCTCAGGTACAAAATCTCTCTGGTCCTCGAGAGCAAAAAATCGGCAAAAAAGCGTTCCTTTTTCCAGTATTAATCATCATTGTACTTGCAGGTTATTGGATGTTCTCGCCGCTACTGGTGGTCAATTCTGGCAATCAGGATACCATTATTCCCCAGAATACAAAGGTTGTTGATTCTCCACTGGCTGCCAATGATACCAATAATGTATCTATAGATAACAAAACTGCTACTACCAATACGCAGCTTGATTTAGAAACCTACACCAACTCTATTGGCATGGAATTCGTGCTCATCCCGGCAGGAGAGTTCCAGATGGGTTCTCCCTCAAGTGAAGAGGATCGAGATGATGATGAAGGCCCAGTTCACGAAGTGACCATCGAAAATGCCTACCACCTTGGAAAGTATGAAGTTACCCAAGCGCAGTGGGTCGAGATAATGGGCAACAATCCATTGTATTTTGATGGTGATAATAAGCCTGTAGAGCAAATTTCCTGGAACGAGGTTCAGGAATTCATTAAGAAGCTGAACGCAAAGGAAGGTACTGATAAATATCGTCTTCCATCAGAGGCTGAGTGGGAGTATGCGTGCAGGGCAGGAACTGCTAGTAGTTATTCTTTTGGAGACGATGAATCAAAGCTTGAAGATTATGCCTGGTATTGTTTTAATTCAGGAAATATAACTCATCCCGTTGGTCAGAAGAAACCGAATCCTTGGGGTTTGTACGATATGCATGGGAATGTCTGGGAATGGTGCCAGGACAGGTGGCATGATACTTATAAGAATGCTCCGACTGATGGAAGTGCCTGGGAAGATGGTAATAGCTCCTATCGTGTCTCTTGTGGAGGTAGCTTTTTCGATACTGCTAGTGGCAGCCGGTCGGCGGTTCGCTTCTCCTACGACCCTAGCCGCTACAGCGCCCTCCTCGGTTTCCGTCTTCTTAGGGAAGTGTAG
- a CDS encoding SUMF1/EgtB/PvdO family nonheme iron enzyme, whose protein sequence is MHPLTITRTVYDPATRDFIFYSAESKALPNIRQWINNNNPVIYWYILRVDNHSELSFDQWAIELYTHQALNITEAYIDGIDRRFKLKKSELDSWNEKNVLSISKQLGIPIVGKGTRRIFFKVDINCEEALMHEYGISGRFKAHGVEPVDIKEKFFQYSCRVGEFKQIFDNNPDEASVYATKFMLNHYSAKDVQLFVNSFRLIRELDRYCHSDSINKEELMNKLHLLYTNFEEVPDIANERINPLLHDGIRELELIRNMENFKSRCILLCDLLIELLNIEVMSANLGKKGCIAAQKENIPFSGTGYVNEDDNELGQDGHTAGKGNNECSLCHNVIDQSNKQLTCQECNAYFCHTCESSFREKRKLRDPPLCEKCFTAEQQKLAGERIEIIEEDIEAFDFDDDESIEVIVVKTWESEPAEETSEDEFTEFTDEEGFESKREDERLQKEREKQELLRKAQEDEEQKRHEQEVQERCRKDEELKAQEAARRKAAEEAERKRKEEERLRREREEAAKKPSSSIKNSIGMEFVLIPAGEFQMGSNESNNEQSVHKVRVSKPFYLGKYPVTQKEWQAVMGTYPSHFKDDNNPVEKVSWNDVQEFVKKLNAKEGTDKYRLPFEAEWEYACRAGTTTKYSFGDDESKLGEYAWYYANSKDGSLFAKRKTRPVGQKKPNPWGLYDMHGNVWEWCKGRRHNSYNGAPTDGSAWIDVISSIRVSRGGGWYSDAMDCRSADRRYDDPDFRCFYLGFRLLRAV, encoded by the coding sequence ATGCATCCACTGACCATCACCCGTACTGTCTATGACCCGGCAACCCGGGATTTCATATTCTATTCGGCCGAAAGCAAGGCCTTACCCAATATCAGGCAGTGGATCAACAATAATAATCCTGTCATCTACTGGTACATTCTCAGGGTAGACAACCATTCTGAGCTTTCGTTCGACCAGTGGGCCATTGAACTTTATACTCATCAGGCGCTCAACATTACGGAAGCGTACATTGATGGCATTGACCGTCGTTTCAAACTAAAGAAAAGTGAACTTGACTCATGGAATGAAAAGAATGTCCTGTCCATATCCAAACAATTGGGTATCCCCATTGTTGGCAAAGGCACTCGTCGAATATTCTTTAAAGTTGATATTAACTGCGAGGAGGCGCTGATGCATGAGTACGGTATTTCCGGCAGGTTCAAGGCTCATGGAGTTGAACCGGTGGATATAAAGGAGAAGTTTTTCCAGTATTCGTGCAGGGTGGGAGAGTTCAAGCAGATATTCGACAACAACCCTGACGAAGCATCCGTGTATGCCACAAAATTCATGTTAAATCACTATTCTGCAAAGGATGTCCAGCTTTTCGTCAATAGTTTTCGGCTGATACGTGAACTTGACAGGTACTGCCATTCTGACTCGATCAACAAAGAGGAGCTTATGAATAAGCTCCATCTGTTATACACTAATTTTGAGGAGGTTCCCGATATTGCAAACGAGAGGATCAATCCTTTGCTCCATGATGGTATCCGGGAACTTGAATTGATTAGGAACATGGAGAATTTCAAGTCACGTTGTATCCTTTTGTGTGATTTGCTCATAGAGTTGCTGAATATAGAGGTGATGAGTGCTAATCTAGGCAAAAAAGGATGCATTGCTGCACAGAAAGAAAACATCCCATTCAGCGGAACTGGTTATGTGAATGAGGATGACAATGAATTGGGGCAGGATGGTCATACTGCAGGTAAAGGAAACAATGAGTGCTCGTTATGTCATAATGTCATTGATCAATCCAATAAACAACTTACATGTCAGGAGTGTAATGCCTACTTCTGCCATACTTGCGAAAGCTCGTTCCGGGAAAAGAGAAAACTCAGAGATCCCCCTCTCTGTGAGAAGTGTTTCACAGCGGAGCAGCAGAAACTTGCAGGGGAAAGAATAGAGATCATAGAAGAAGACATAGAAGCATTCGACTTTGATGATGATGAAAGCATTGAAGTAATAGTAGTCAAAACATGGGAATCAGAACCTGCTGAGGAGACCTCTGAAGATGAATTCACAGAGTTTACCGATGAAGAAGGATTCGAAAGTAAACGTGAAGACGAAAGGTTACAGAAAGAAAGGGAAAAACAGGAACTACTGCGTAAGGCACAGGAAGATGAGGAGCAAAAACGCCATGAGCAGGAAGTACAGGAGCGGTGCAGGAAGGACGAAGAACTTAAGGCTCAGGAAGCTGCACGCCGGAAAGCTGCTGAGGAAGCCGAGAGGAAGAGAAAGGAAGAAGAGCGTCTCAGGAGAGAGCGTGAAGAAGCAGCAAAGAAACCTTCGTCTTCAATCAAGAATTCCATTGGCATGGAGTTCGTGCTCATTCCAGCTGGTGAGTTCCAGATGGGTTCGAATGAATCCAATAATGAACAATCCGTTCATAAGGTGAGGGTATCAAAGCCGTTCTACCTTGGCAAGTATCCTGTTACTCAAAAAGAGTGGCAGGCTGTAATGGGAACCTATCCATCGCATTTCAAGGATGATAACAATCCTGTAGAGAAAGTTTCATGGAATGATGTTCAGGAATTTGTTAAGAAACTAAACGCAAAGGAAGGTACTGACAAGTACCGTCTTCCATTCGAAGCTGAGTGGGAGTACGCCTGCAGGGCAGGCACGACCACTAAATATTCCTTTGGTGATGATGAATCAAAACTCGGAGAATATGCTTGGTATTATGCGAATTCAAAAGATGGAAGTCTATTTGCTAAGAGGAAAACTCGTCCGGTGGGCCAGAAGAAGCCCAATCCGTGGGGATTGTATGATATGCATGGTAATGTCTGGGAATGGTGTAAGGGCAGGCGGCATAATTCTTACAATGGTGCACCGACAGATGGCAGTGCCTGGATTGATGTCATTAGCTCCATCCGGGTCTCTCGTGGCGGCGGCTGGTACAGCGATGCCATGGATTGTCGGTCGGCGGATCGCCGCTACGACGACCCGGACTTCCGCTGCTTCTACCTCGGCTTCCGTCTTCTTAGGGCAGTGTAG
- a CDS encoding Stp1/IreP family PP2C-type Ser/Thr phosphatase, with protein MLYSSATHQGSRSNNEDFFGIATIENDLLLIIADGLGGHNAGEVASKLAVDVVLRTIKDLWEDTSHPLEKLSISFRKANDEIITLSKNNPSFAGMGTTIVIALVMGKSIFLANVGDSRAYIVTNNSIEQITKDHSFVQSLVDIGAIDKEEAFTHSQKNIVLQSLGSKESIKPDFYEIEMKNDDLLLLCTDGLSDVLKDSEILEVCHDSCTRDIVPNMLVNAVLKKGAKDNITVVCYWQDI; from the coding sequence ATGCTATACTCAAGTGCTACACACCAAGGATCCAGAAGTAACAATGAAGATTTTTTTGGAATTGCAACAATAGAAAATGATCTTCTTCTTATTATAGCAGATGGTCTTGGAGGGCATAATGCAGGGGAAGTTGCCAGTAAGCTTGCCGTTGATGTGGTTCTGCGAACTATAAAGGATCTGTGGGAAGATACTTCTCATCCCTTGGAAAAGCTTTCTATTTCCTTTAGGAAGGCAAATGATGAGATTATTACTCTGTCAAAAAACAATCCATCTTTTGCCGGAATGGGAACTACTATTGTTATCGCCCTGGTAATGGGGAAAAGTATTTTTCTTGCAAATGTAGGTGACTCAAGAGCGTACATCGTCACGAACAATAGTATAGAACAGATCACAAAAGATCATTCTTTTGTGCAATCCCTTGTAGATATTGGAGCAATCGATAAAGAAGAAGCATTTACTCATTCACAGAAGAATATTGTACTGCAGTCCTTGGGTTCAAAAGAATCAATAAAGCCTGATTTCTATGAAATAGAAATGAAGAACGATGACCTTTTATTACTATGCACTGATGGTTTGAGCGATGTATTGAAAGACAGCGAAATACTTGAGGTTTGCCACGATTCCTGCACTAGAGATATAGTTCCCAATATGCTTGTAAATGCTGTCTTAAAGAAAGGTGCAAAGGATAATATTACTGTAGTGTGTTATTGGCAGGATATCTAA